In the genome of Longimicrobium sp., the window GGCCCCGTGACAGGGGCCGCCCTCTTCGCTTGTGCCTGCGGCGAAACAACTTGTGGCCCGGCCGTACTGTACGCCCGCATCACCCGTTGCACCGGAGCGCGAGAACGCTGATACTATGGTTCCCGCCGAACTCCCCACCCGAGCACGAAGGAACTTCCGTGACCGAAATCGAGCGGACCCGCGGCGCGGGCGGCACCCCGGGCGGCGTGCTGGAATTCATCATCGGGCTGACGATGGCGTTCGCGGGCGCGTACCTGCTGACTTCACAGGTGGAGGTCAGCAGCGGGTTCTGGCGGGTGGGGGGCTACAACGCCTTCGGGTTGACGCTGATCCCGCTGCTGGCGGGCATCGGAATGCTGTTCTTCAACGGGCGCTCGGCGGTGGGCTGGCTGCTGGTGCTGGTGGGCGCGGCCATCATCCTGGCGGGCATCCTCTCCAATCTCCACATCTACTTCCGGCCCACCAGCCTGTTCAACACGCTGATGATGCTGGGCCTGCTGGCCGGCGGCCTGGGGCTGGTGGCGCGCGGAATCCGCGTCCACTGAACGCCGGCGAACGGATAAAGGCAGCAGGGCCGCGGAGAGGACTTTCCGTGGCCCTGCCGTTTTCCGTGACGCGGGTTCTGTCCCGCCTAGTCGATGGGCTTGAGGCCGGCGACGATCGCTTCGCGGCGCGGCTCCAGGAACGGCGGCAGCACCACGGATTCGCCCAGCGTGGCGGGGTTCTCGTCCACGGCGAAGCCGGGCCCGTCCGTGGCGATCTCGAAGAGGATGCCGTTGGGCTCGCGGAAGTACAGGCTGCGGAAGTAGTAGCGGTCGACCTCGCCGCTGTTGCGGATGCCCATCTCGGTCAACCGCCGCACCCAGCCGTGATACTCCTCGTCGTGGGGGGTGCGGAAGGCGACGTGGTGCACGCCTCCGGCGCCCAGCCTGCCGGGCGGCAGGTCCGGCTGCACCGCGACGTGAAGCTCGGCGTGGGGCCCGCCCGCGCCCATCTCGTACACGTGCACCGCGTGGCGGGGATTGTCGGGGTGCGCGTACTGGCGCACGGGCCGAAAATCCATCGCTTGCGTGAGCACCATGTCGGTCGTGCGCAGGCTGGGCACGCTCATCATGACGGGTCCCAGCCCGCGGACCTGGTGCTCGGGGGGAACGGGAGAGCGGTCCCACGGCGTGGGGGGATCGCCCGCGCCGCCGTCATCCACGAGCGACAGGCGCTGCCCCTCGGGGTCTTCGAAGTCCAGCGTCAGCCGCCCGTCGCGCTCCTCCACCGCGCCGGCCTGCACGCCCTGGTCGGCGAGGTGGCGGGCCCACCACTCCAGCGACGCCGCGCCCGTAACGCGCAGGTACGTCCGGGTGATGGCGTGCGTCCCGCGCTGCTCGCGCGGCATCGGCCAGTCGAAGAAGGTCAGGTCCGTGCCGGGCGACCCGACGGCGTCGGCGTAGAACAGGTGATAGGCGCTCACGTCGTCCTGGTTGACGCTGCGCTTGACCAGCCGCATCCCCAGGACGCCGGTGTAGAAGCGGTGGTTGCCGCGGATGTCGGCCGACACGGCGGTCAGGTGGTGAATCCCCGTCAGTTGCATCGGTACGCCGGGTTGAGGGACGAAGCGCTACCCTGCGCCCCCCGCCGCATGCTCCGCGCCGCCGTCTACACCAAGAAAAAGAAGAGCCTCACACGCAGGGGCAGCGAGGAACCCCGGAGGCCCTCCCTCCGCGTTCTCGATGCCCGCATGTGAGGCGTCCTCTCTCCGTATCCTCTCTCTGCGGCTCTGCGGCTCTGCGTGAGGCCGCAGTCGACGGATTCAGTCGAACTCCAGCGCCAGGCGATCGGGAAACGGACCATCCAGCACCACGCGCCCGGCGCGGCCGGGAGCGCGGCGCAGCCCGTCCAAGCGCAGCATGGCAGCCATGATCTCGGGGATCATCACCATGTTGATGCCGATCCCGAAGCACTGGTGCATCCCCCAGCCGAAGTGCAGGTACGACTTCACGTCGCGGTCGATGCGGAACCGCCTCGGATCGGGGAAGCCGTCGGGGTCGAACATGGCCGAAAGGGTGCCGATGGCCATCCCGCTCCCGGGCTGGATCTGCTTGGCGCGTGGCGTGCCGGCCGCCAGCGTGCAGGCCGACGAGCACGTGCGCGCCATCAGCGGTGTGTGCGGGTTGAAGCGCACCGCCTCCCACGCGTACTGGCGCACGCGGTCCAGGTCGCCCACCTGTGCGGCAGCCTGCGCGCCCTCCAGCTCGCGCGGGCGGCGAAGGAGCTCGTCGATGGCCAGGATGCTGAAGCGCGAGATGGTATCCACCGCGCCCACGATCTGCCCGGCGATGTTGCGCCGGACCCAGTCGTCGTCGGCCCAGGGGTTGGTGGCGCCCAGGGCGATCATGCGGCCCATCACGTCGTCGTCCAGTCCCGTACCCGCCGCGCGCCGCCGGGCGATTTCGGGAAGCACCCACGCCTTCACCTCCAGGAACGACTGGTGCGCCGCCTCGCGGACGTACGGGTCGTCGATGGGGTTGGCGAAGGCGTCCTGGAACAGGTTGCGCAGCCAGCGCTGCAGGGCGGTTCGGTCCGGCCCGGGAAAGCCGAAGTAGCGCTCCACCAGCTCCGACGGCACGGCGCGCGTGAGCGACTGCACCGCCTCGATGCGCCGCCGCGGGCGCGCCGCCTCGATGGCCCGGGCCGACGCGTCGCGCGCCATCTCGCGGATGCGCCCGGCGTCCTCGCGCCGCGCGCACGAGCGCAGGGCGGCGTGGTCGCGGTCGTACTCCGGCCCGCGGTCCATCGCCAGGATGAAGGGCCCGTTGATGCGGTCGATGGACGGCCCGTTCACCTGACTGATGGTGAACACCTCGTCGCGGTCCAGCGTTTCCAGCACGTCGGCGTGGCGGCTGACGACCACGCGGGTGCCCACCTTGGCCAGCGGCGCGTGCCGGCGCAGGACCGCGAACACGGCGCGCAGCACGCGGCGCCCGGTGAGCGCGTAGAAGATTCGGCGCTTGATGCGGATCTTCAGGCCGCCCTGCGCGTTGGGCGACTGCGGCTGGCGCGCGGGGGCGGTGCCGGCGGCGGCGGGCGGGGGCGGGGCCAGGGTACTCACGGGGGATGCCTTTCGCGGGAGGAATGGTCTGGCGAGGGGTTGCCGGCGGGGTAGGGAGCCGGGGCCGCACCATGATAAGCACCCTGCTGTGAGCGGACAATCTTTCTCTTTGCATGCTGCATCCGCAGGCAGCATGCAGGGGTGCGCGTGTCCCGGTCGTCTGGGGAGCGTGCGTCCCACCGCCCCACCGCCAATCCCAGGCAGAATGCAGGGGGTGCGCGTAACTGACTATCCCTGAACGACTTGGAAAATGGGCGCGAACGAGAGGCGGACGGACCCTAATTTGCGTAAACATGCGCATCCCCGATCCGGCCCGTTTCTCCACGGAAGCACCCTCCCCACGCTCTCCGCTCCGAACGGCCCGGTCCCCGCCGGCCTCTCCGCTCTACCCTCCGCCGGCAAAACCCTCGCGTAAGCAGGAGCCCCCGCTGATGAGCGACAACCCGCTCGCCCCTCCCGGCCCGGACCAGCCGCAGTCCGCCGCGACCGATCCCAACGTCATCCAGGTCCCCGCGATCGCTTCTCCCCCCGAGGGCGAAACCAGGGTGCACGTCGGCGCCGAGACCACCGTGGTGTCCGACAAGCTGCACCGCCGCCGGCAGGTGGCCGCCGCGCGCACGCGGACGCCGCTGCAGAAGCTGGAGTCGGCGAAGACCGACGGGCACACCAGCCAGGCGTCGCTCCTGGTGATGGTGCCGGTGAAGGCCGGCCAC includes:
- a CDS encoding ring-cleaving dioxygenase; this encodes MQLTGIHHLTAVSADIRGNHRFYTGVLGMRLVKRSVNQDDVSAYHLFYADAVGSPGTDLTFFDWPMPREQRGTHAITRTYLRVTGAASLEWWARHLADQGVQAGAVEERDGRLTLDFEDPEGQRLSLVDDGGAGDPPTPWDRSPVPPEHQVRGLGPVMMSVPSLRTTDMVLTQAMDFRPVRQYAHPDNPRHAVHVYEMGAGGPHAELHVAVQPDLPPGRLGAGGVHHVAFRTPHDEEYHGWVRRLTEMGIRNSGEVDRYYFRSLYFREPNGILFEIATDGPGFAVDENPATLGESVVLPPFLEPRREAIVAGLKPID
- a CDS encoding cytochrome P450 produces the protein MSTLAPPPPAAAGTAPARQPQSPNAQGGLKIRIKRRIFYALTGRRVLRAVFAVLRRHAPLAKVGTRVVVSRHADVLETLDRDEVFTISQVNGPSIDRINGPFILAMDRGPEYDRDHAALRSCARREDAGRIREMARDASARAIEAARPRRRIEAVQSLTRAVPSELVERYFGFPGPDRTALQRWLRNLFQDAFANPIDDPYVREAAHQSFLEVKAWVLPEIARRRAAGTGLDDDVMGRMIALGATNPWADDDWVRRNIAGQIVGAVDTISRFSILAIDELLRRPRELEGAQAAAQVGDLDRVRQYAWEAVRFNPHTPLMARTCSSACTLAAGTPRAKQIQPGSGMAIGTLSAMFDPDGFPDPRRFRIDRDVKSYLHFGWGMHQCFGIGINMVMIPEIMAAMLRLDGLRRAPGRAGRVVLDGPFPDRLALEFD